GGTGGTAATGCACGGGCAATGTGtattttcaccaacaataCGTACAGAGATGTACGCCGCGATGTGGTGCACCATTATGGTCTCAGTCGGTtcgaaatcatcaatatccTATCCGTTTGCAATGATTAGCAGTGAACCTAATGTAAGATTCTGCCCCTTGCAATGGGTTATATACACGCCTCGCAGCGAAGGAGTTGACATTGGTTGGAAACTCCTTTAAGGAGCCAGTGAGTGACAGGTGTCCACAAAGAGTGAAATCAGGTTGTGGTGTGTTTAGATGGATGGGTGTGGGGTGGTGGAAGTGTGTCGCTGGGTGTGTGGGTGACTGTGTCGGTGACTGTGTGATTTTGTGGGTGTTTGGGTCTAGTATTTTTGTGCGGTGATTATTTTGCAACCCGCATAGGCTGCAACTGGACATAGGAATTGTTGGAATAGTCGGAATACTTTGTTAAGCTGGACACCGATAATTATGGGGTAGAGGGCCGGGGCTGGAGATCATCATGAATAATAGAATTCAGGTGATGTTCAAATGGCACAGTGACGCATTGAGTTCTGGGTGAATAAGAGGTGGAAGTGTGGTGGTGTTTACTAACTGAATCCTATGAGCTTGTTGTGAATGGTTGAATGGTTGAATGGTAGTTGTAATGCTTGTAATTCTTGTAATGCTTGTAATGCTTGTAATCCTTCTGATTCCTGTTATCCCTGTAATTCCTGTTATCCCTGTTATCCCTGTCTATCCCGCTCGGCCCTGTCATCTACCTGTCGTAATACACTTCCCCATCCTTCTCATGAATATACTTCATTATCTATGTACAATCTACTTACATGACTACGTGGCTTCCTGGGCCTGCTTCACATCCGCCTCCACCACATCCCGAGTTATGGTCTCCACCTCAGGGAATATTTTCTCGTTGATAAACTCTTCAGCTACTTTTTTTCCATGGGTAAAATGAACCGCTCCAATCATCGCATACACCATCTGTGCACTCACCTTCATCTCTCCACTGGCCTCAAAGTTCAACCCCTGCGTGCTGTAACTGTTCCAGAACATCACTGAATTCAACTTGTTAAGTTTGGCAAAAACACCCAACGATAATCTACCAGCCAATTCTCTCGACATGGGCTGCCCCAAAAcatccaagttcttgttaTTTATCGCCAACTCGTTGACACTCGAACTCTTGGACGGCTGTTCGATGACCAATTTGGCCAAATGCAAATTCAATATCTTTGATCCCATGGCACTCAACTTCTCGTTATATGGCTTGATACCATTGGCAAACGACTTATGAGTTATTACCTGCAACGCAAGCTCGTTGCCGATATGGAACTTGTCACTGAGAAAGTCCTGGATGTATTTGACGTTCTGGTGAACATCATTGTCGTATTTGTGCCCGTCGCTGGTGGTGAACACCTCGAGAGGGTCTTTTTTCAACCCACTTAATCTGGGACCCTTGTGCAAATATATGTTTCGGGATGCTTGTGAAGGTATGTGAGTAACCCTCGTCACCCTGCTGGCCATGACCCTGAAATTGTTCATAGTTGCCAGTGTGCTATTGAATGGTAAAGAAACctcaaaaaaaaattttcatcaactaGTCGCACCCAAACGGTCCTGCACTAAATCTATCTGTTTGTCTCATCTCATCTTCACATACTCATGGATATCTTTAGAGTATTATCAAGAGGTGCCAGCCTTAGGAAAAGCAAACAATATAGTGCAGACTTCTCATTGCCCACTCAAGGTGAGCTCTCCACCGAGACCCGCAAGGAGAAGACCTTACAGCACGAGATCGATAAAGAAACAGATTTCTTCCACACAAAGAGAAGTACCAACATTGAACCACAagatcaacaccaactcgCCACCGATGAACCTGCAAATGTTGTCACTGAGGTACCAGAAGTTCCTCCATTGCAAATATCCACTGAGGAGGACGCAGCTACCTTCCGGAAAATaaacaagtccaaagtgTCTGGGAACGATATTCCGATGCCAATAGgatcttttgaagatttgatttcCCGGTAcgacatcaacaagaaactCCTCGATAATTTGCTCCGCTCCGAGTTCGTTGAACCCACGCCCATTCAGTGTGAATCTGTACCCGCCATCCTAAACGAACGGGATTTAATTGCATGTGCACCTACTGGATCCGGTAAGACCTTAGCATACTTGATACCTTTGTTGCAGAAGTTTACTGCGACGCCGCCGGTGAAGAACTCGGGCATCAAGTGTCTTATCATCTCACCTACTAATGAGTTAGCCACTCAGATTTTCCAGAACTTGGATATCTTGAGCAGAgggttcaacttgaagttgggaatATTGTCCAAGcaattggccaacaagttgactGAAAAATCCGTCAACAGCGACAAACATGACATTCTTGTGGCCACTCCTTTAAGGCTCATTGGCCTCATCAAGAGCGAGTCCATaaacttgtccaaagtgCAAAACTTGGTGGTTGACGAAGCAGATAAGTTGTTTGAGCAGGGATTTCTCCAGCAAACCGATACGATTTTGGCGAGTTTAAACTCAAAAAACGTTCAGAAAACCATGTTTTCAGCAACCATCCCGTCTGGAGTCGAGGAAATTTGTCAGGCCATCATGATAGACCCATTGAGAGTGATTATTGGTCATAAAGAAGCTGCCAGCAACACCATTGACCAGAAACTCATTTTCACCGGAAACGAAGAGGGAAAGCTTTTGGCCATCAGACAGCTCATTCAAGACGGTGAGTTCAAACCGTCcatcatcattttcttACAGTCCATCATCAGGGCCAAGTCGTTGTTCCATGAATTGTTATACGATAAGCTCAATGTGGATGTGATCCACGCAGAAAGAACCCCTAAACAGCGAGAAGAGGTGATAAAACGGTTCAAAAATGGAGATATCTGGGTTCTTATCACCACTGACGTGTTGGCCAGAGGTGTGGACTTCAAAGGggtcaacttggtgataaacTACGATGTTCCGCAGAGCGCACAAGCGTATGTGCATcgaattggaagaaccgGAAGAGGAGGGAAACAGGGAAAAGCCATCACgttcttcaccaaagaagacaaCAAGCTCGTGAAGCCCATCATAAACGTGATGAAGCAATCGGGATGTGAAAGTGGATATTCAGAGTGGATGGAGAACATAGACAAGCTTACCAAGAAAGACAAgcagttgttgaaaaaaaatcAGATCACCAGAAAGGGAATCAGTACGGTTCCCAAAGTAGTGAGCCACAAGCGTAAGCAGAAGCAGCAGATGATCGAGGcatcaaaaagaagaaagcaTATGGAAACCGAGGAAGCTGCTTCAGAGTAGTGTGTATTTTAATAAATATCAATAACTGTTTATTCTAGGAATATATGGATACATGCGATGGTAAAGTACAATTAGTGGTGGCCACCAACAGAAGGGTAACCGAAAAGGCTTCTTCTGCCAATAACTTCACCAACCGAAAAGAAGGCCAATAACTGAGTTCCGTAAACGGCGGCCTTGACGGCACATTCCCGGGTGGGCTTGAAGTTGGCAGCTTTCTGAAAAAACTCTTTTTGCAAAGCTGGAGTTTGGACAAACTTCAATGCGTTGTTGTAAACCTGTTGGAATTGAGCGGTGCTTGGAGGTGCCAAAGCTTCTTTCTGGTAGACGATTTTTCCCACCTCAGCACCGACCTTGCCCCAGTAGACGGCTTGGTTAGCCAAATAGGTGGACTTGGCGACAGCGTTGTTGACAATTCCAGTAGCTTTAGATACAATAGCAGACATGTTTGACAGACGGGAAGATAAGTTGATTCGAAAAGTTTTCAGGTTTTGTAAATGTTCGCACAAGTCGCGAGCCAATCAAACTGTTTGGGTCTTGACTGCCTAATTAGGCAAGTGGCTCACTGTATCGCATTACCTATATAACTACAACTGAACCCCAAACCGATCTGGCCATACAACTGGAGCAACTAAGCTCCATCCGTACAATGCAAAGCAAACCCACGAGCTAATGATTTTGACCCAACTCGAAAAATATGTTCTTCCGACGGGAATAAAGTCTCCCACTTCGTCCTGCTTAACATTAATGGTCAACAAAGTAGCCACATACTGCGtggccaagaagaagatcacGTGGAACAACGCATAGTTGTATTTGACACTATTGCGCTCCTCATCGGCGGCCGTTCCCTCGTCGTCGTACAAACTCAACTGATTCAAGGCACTTTCAGGCAAAGAACCTTCATCCACTGCCTGTTTAATTGCCTGGTACCGCATTTCGTTACGGCCGCTGGGTTGGGAACTGATGAGGCCTGAGGCCATCTCCGTGCTTTCCTCATCGTCGAAAAATGCCGAATTGGCAGCTGCTCGCGTGGTGGTATAAGCCATGGCGATAAACGTGAAAAACGCTCCCAAGACAATACTGGCGGTACGGGTTCCACGAGACCGCACCAACGGGTTGCAGTTCATGTCGTCGGGCTCGGACGCCACTGCACTCATCACGAGGTATGTGCAGTAGAACACAACCATGGACGACTGGGCTAATCCCGCGTGAGGGTTGGATTCTTGCACGGTTTGGTTAATTGATAAGCCGGAGATCACGATTGCAAAAAGCATGTTGAGCGTGATGGCCGTGATGTTCATCGAGCACCCTTTGTTGGCGAAAAATCCGTACATCAAGACGGTTACCACGATACTGGAAACGTACATAAGCAAAGTACCTCCGATAAGAAGCTTTTTCCAGAACCCAGCGTTATATTCGCCATCACCCGTCAACTCCTCCAACTCGATCTTCTCCAAGCATGTCTCGGCCCATGCATGGGCAAAGTCGACAAGCAAAACCAACCCTATCCCAATAAATATGGTGGAAAATATGATGGCAATGTGATTACCGTAAAACACAAAGAACCCATCAGggatcaacaagaaattgaccaagatgAGCACCACATACAACAACAGTTTTAACTTCCACCAGCCGTTCTGGATGGCCGCCCGcgggttggtggtggacttgaCGTTTATCAACAACCCGGCTAATAGCAAATGGAGAGCCCCTAACGCCAAGTTGATTCTGTGCACAGAAGCAAAGCTGATACATTGCCCACCCTCGGCCCCACagttattgttgatgaatcCGAACGAGGCCTTCTCGAGTTTGTGCACCACGTATGGTGATAATGCTATCCATGATAGAAGGGAGTTGAATAGTAATAAAAATGCATAGGTTATTCTCGTGAGAATAGACGACTGGAACGTCCCGCCAATCGACGTACAGAAGGCGGAACAGGCAGCGGCACCGAAACATGACGCAGCCGATGAAACCAACGTCGACGTGCCGGCAAGAGGAATTGAAACCAATGCTCCCATGTAATAAGTTGTAGTTTACAAAGGGTTATCGCGCAGATGATCAGCTGGTTCGCGGAATATACAGTCACGTGATTAGGTGAGTGGGTGTTAAATGTATACTTCATATGCTAAATGCTACTCAAACTCTTTGAGGGCCTGTTTCCTTCTCTTGTCCATGCTGGTATTGACGCCAGCCTTCTTCCCCCGGCCACCCACTACCCAGTCCCAAACCGACTTGAATTTGGAATTGGTGTGTGCAATGGTAGACACATCTTGGGCACCATTCAACGAAGACAACCCAAAGAGCTTGGActggagtttgtggacgTCTTCAAACATCAACTGTTCACTGTCATCGTCATCCAGGTCGCCTAGCAGAAAGCTTTTGGCATCGATGACATTATACTTGGCTAGTACGTTGAACACTATATTTGAAATGGCCTTCACCACTAGTGACACCGGAGCCGGGAAAAAAGTGTACAATGCAAACTGCTCGGTTCGGTCACCTCTGATGGGCACTGTCTCCAAATGAAGACTCGAGTTGGTGGATATGCTGGGGGTTTCTTTGGGCTCCGTCTTCTTGACCTTAtagttcttcttgcttgACCGTTTTCTCGTGAGCAGAAACGGAAGCAAGTAAGACTGTACTTCGTTGGAACCCTCTTTGAAGAACCGGAGGTACACCCAACTGATGATAAACCCGTTGATCGACAAATGGAACAGTATTCGAAATTCTTCACTCAAAAGCAGCAACATAAAGCTCGATACGATCAACAAAAACGGCAAGTACTTGATCTTAACCCTCACATTGcccttgaagaagagtaaGTAATGAGAGGGGATTCTCTGCTTGATAGCCACAAAAAACCCCATTATCACTGCCATGGGtgtcaccaccaccggAGGCACCTCATGCAACTGGCCCATCCACAGACACGTATAGAATAGCGTATACACCATCAAGTTGCCAATCAACACGTTACAGGCAATGAAGTAGGAATAGTCTTTGTGGCCCCAGATGTTCTCTAGGTACTTGCCCAAGTAGAAAATGGTGAAGAAGCTCATAGTCAAGCCCACAAAGTTCTCCTCGATCAAACTGCTGGTTACAAGCACCCAGGGTCTTGTGAGAACGGGGGACTTTGTCGGTATGAACGTCAACAATGGCACATATAGTTCATGTGGATGAGGCACCTCGCCAGTTTCTTCTGCAATGTTGTTAACCTCGTGGGCGGTTTTCTTGGACGACGAGACCATGAGCACAAAGTACGTGTAGTACTTCAAGAGGAAGTTTAGCACGGAGATGGCGCTCAATGCCACAAGAAGTATGCTGGTTATTTTGGGTACTTTCATTGTGGATGGATCATTCACGTTTAATGTTGTGAGAATTTAGTCGCGCTTTTGCTGAGAACATGAAAGGTGGTAGGATTGTATATGGTAGTGATAAGAGAACAAAGGGGGTAGTGGCAACTGGATATGTGTCTAGAGATACATACTAGTGGGGAATGAAGAATGAAAAAGTTTCTTTTGAATAGAATAAAAGGTGTCTAGGCGGCCTATGATAATCATGATTCCATGTACTCATCGAAGTGCGGTGGTTTGAATGTTGCTTATACTTGGACTACAATTTGTGTTATTGTTGTCAATGTAGTTCATATTAAACACAAGTATGATACCTATAATATTAAGGTCTCTGGAACTAATACCTGGGATTAAACGTCGCTGAAACTAAATTCAAGTCACCTGGAATATGAAGATCTCCAGGAAATTTCCTTTCCACCCTCATGTCAGCACACCTTTCAATATGCTCAACCATGGAATACAATAACGACTAGGAGCCCAAGGTTTCCCCTTTGAAGCGCCTTCGGCTTAGGAAGCGATTCATAAGCTCTCCTCTCACAGAGAATATGGGATTATTGATTGGGCTTCACTAATCTAAGAACTACTATTACATGTCAACTGTTTCAGATTCGCAGAAtgaccaacttgaaagacCTGAAAGCCATTGTTGTCCTCATTTCTGTCAACTTTTCCTACTCGTACCATCGGTCCCCAAGAAGTACCACTTTGGGGGACATTTAAATGGTAAGACAATGCTGAGGCAAATGCTAAGAATACCGGCTGCAAAAGATAACGCCTGCTTATCAAAAACAGTTTGCCAAGCGTAATTCATCCAACACTGAGAATAGCTATGGGTATAATTTAGCAACCAATACTCCACCATCACATTCGGCTTTCTAGAGAGATAGAAAGTGAGCAACACTGAGTGAGATAACAGTCATGCGCTGACTCACTTACTTCGTCACCGGTACCAACAGGGGTATTGGATTGGTAATTGCAAGGGTTAGAAACAGAACTCTGAGTGCCCATTGAAAGCTTTTGGTAGACACAACTTAAACGTCTTATATGTCGATGCGGGTTATCCATATACCAAAATTGAGGCTTCCTTCaagcaacttcaacaattggCTCCCAATGGAGTTGATGTGTTCATTCACAAAGCTGTTTGTGCCAACAAAATAATCAAAAACTCGGTGACTGTATTGTTGCACCCAGGTTTAGTTAAAACCGACTGCCTGTAGTAGTAATTGAGTTTTTTTGGCCGGGAACTGTTCATTTCTCCTGCTGAATGTGTtgagaagttcttgaatgcTGTGAATGGTTTCAGTGCTACCGACTCTGAGAAGTTTTCAGGTACAAAGGTGAAGACATATCCTTTGTTTACTCATTTTATATTGTTTTAGTTATTTTGAATGTTGAAAACACCCTCTAATAAGGATGGTTTTGACATTTTTACGCAATTTTAAGGATGTCAGACAATGTGAAAGGACTGTCAAATAAAGGTTGGACTGTTAAGTATCCCCTCAAAATTCTATAGAGGAACTCAATTCCATACGACACAAAATAGAAACTATCCCATAAATAACTTTGAACCTCTCGTAATTCAATCACAGTCACTCCAATTATCTGTCAGCAAAACAACCCAAGAAACTGTAAATTTTGGACCATGCAAATTGTTGTAGTAAGGTTCCAGATGATTTACTTAAACTGGATGTGGTCCAGCTAACCGTGAGCTTTcatcctccaccaccaattcAGACGCTAACGTACAATAAGACTCAATTATTATTTATTCAAATGTACACAAGAAAACAACCCTTCAATAGTTCTGTAAATAGATGAAGAGGCCGGCGAGccaaaagaaaaacagAAGCACACAAAAAGTTAAGATCAAGCAGGGGCGGCCCTCCTTTGGAATATGGGCTTCGGCAAAGCTTTGGTACTGCAGATACTCAGGTGACACCTTCCCTGTAAAGGAGTACCAAGACATAATCTTTTGGCGGTCCTTTGATATTTCCACCCCCTTGGTAGTGGATGTCATGATTAATCgtttcaaaaacatctGGTAGTTCAAATTTGCATCCACATATGCAACAAGCAAGTCCCATCTTATGGGATCAAACTCACGTAGAATACGAAGggtttcttgttgttcagCTTCACTGATGTTTTCTAGACTATTTTCATATGCTTGTTGTAGCAAATCAAACAACTGTGGTCTTGATATTAGATGACGATAACGATTCATCGCCAAATCATGCAACCGCGCAAATGCAAAGTTATCTTCATATGGATCGACTGTTTGCATCTCCCATTCTTGCTGGTCAAGAAGCGGTTCTTTTACAGACATTGGTtaaaacaaaatcaatagATTATCGCGATCCTCCTTCTGTCATTCTGTGCGACTGCAAACTCGTAGGTAGAACTATAAAATACCAACTACATTAAGCTCGTCTGTAGAGCACGAAATCCGCTTGCACCCCAACCTTGTTGTACAACCGCTGTGCTGTCTGGTTATCCTTATCGGTGGTCCAGAAGCAGCCGGGACAGTTAAGTCGATCGGCCTCACTAAACACGAATTCAAGTAGCTTTCTACCAGCACCTTTCTGGCGGTTCGAAGGACTGACGTACAAGTCACCGAGGTACATGTTCTCTTGTGTGAGCTTCGTACCCAAGTGGGTGAGGTATGTGGCAAACCCTATCAAATTACCATTTGAGTCTTGTGCGACGGCCGCGTATAATGGCACTCTAGGATCAAGAAACCGGGAAAAGGTGGTTTCGGTAGTCAGTGGCGAGACGCTGGCGAGCGACCCGGTGGTCTGGAGGTACGATTCGTCGGGGTCGCACCAGAGCTTCCACCACTCGTGTTTATCTTTGGGTGCAATGGGTCTTATGGATATCATGAGATAGGAAAGATATCGAAAGATATAAACTTGAAATAATACTTTGAGTTTGGGCGCGAAAAGATAAACAGAGACAAACCAAAGAGTCATTTCTGAGTCAGAATTAAACATACCTCCATAACTTAGTCAACAGCTGAGTCAGAATTAAAGATACCTCCAAACTTAGTCAACAAGTGAGTCAGACTGAACCTTCCTTTCTCATTTCAAAAGTTCGCACTAAACACCATGGCTCGACTCATAGGCCCTTGGCTCCCACGAGTCTGCCACCACCTCACACCCGTGCGCCACTACTCCATCGCCATCCCTCGTCGAAGGGCTACCTTCACAGAAGTTCTTCGCACCCCTACCACCAAGTCCCTCTTCCTCACCATTGTGTTTGGCTCCTGCGTCACTGA
The window above is part of the Yamadazyma tenuis chromosome 4, complete sequence genome. Proteins encoded here:
- the HPA3_1 gene encoding D-amino-acid N-acetyltransferase (EggNog:ENOG503P61M; COG:E), with translation MISIRPIAPKDKHEWWKLWCDPDESYLQTTGSLASVSPSTTETTFSRFLDPRVPLYAAVAQDSNGNLIGFATYLTHLGTKLTQENMYLGDLYVSPSNRQKGAGRKLLEFVFSEADRLNCPGCFWTTDKDNQTAQRLYNKVGVQADFVLYRRA
- the ROK1 gene encoding RNA-dependent ATPase rok1 (COG:A; EggNog:ENOG503NUDA); amino-acid sequence: MDIFRVLSRGASLRKSKQYSADFSLPTQGELSTETRKEKTLQHEIDKETDFFHTKRSTNIEPQDQHQLATDEPANVVTEVPEVPPLQISTEEDAATFRKINKSKVSGNDIPMPIGSFEDLISRYDINKKLLDNLLRSEFVEPTPIQCESVPAILNERDLIACAPTGSGKTLAYLIPLLQKFTATPPVKNSGIKCLIISPTNELATQIFQNLDILSRGFNLKLGILSKQLANKLTEKSVNSDKHDILVATPLRLIGLIKSESINLSKVQNLVVDEADKLFEQGFLQQTDTILATTIPSGVEEICQAIMIDPLRVIIGHKEAASNTIDQKLIFTGNEEGKLLAIRQLIQDGEFKPSIIIFLQSIIRAKSLFHELLYDKLNVDVIHAERTPKQREEVIKRFKNGDIWVLITTDVLARGVDFKGVNLVINYDVPQSAQAYVHRIGRTGRGGKQGKAITFFTKEDNKLVKPIINVMKQSGCESGYSEWMENIDKLTKKDKQLLKKNQITRKGISTVPKVVSHKRKQKQQMIEASKRRKHMETEEAASE
- a CDS encoding uncharacterized protein (COG:S; EggNog:ENOG503PDKP), whose amino-acid sequence is MSVKEPLLDQQEWEMQTVDPYEDNFAFARLHDLAMNRYRHLISRPQLFDLLQQAYENSLENISEAEQQETLRILREFDPIRWDLLVAYVDANLNYQMFLKRLIMTSTTKGVEISKDRQKIMSWYSFTGKVSPEYSQYQSFAEAHIPKEGRPCLILTFCVLLILLVALSAISVLNFLLKYYTYFVLMVSSSKKTAHEVNNIAEETGEVPHPHELYVPLLTFIPTKSPVLTRPWVLVTSSLIEENFVGLTMSFFTIFYLGKYLENIWGHKDYSYFIACNVLIGNLMVYTLFYTCSWMGQLHEVPPVVVTPMAVIMGFFVAIKQRIPSHYLLFFKGNVRVKIKYLPFLLIVSSFMLSLLSEEFRISFHLSINGFIISWVYLRFFKEGSNEVQSYLLPFSLTRKRSSKKNYKVKKTEPKETPSISTNSSLHLETVPIRGDRTEQFALYTFFPAPVSLVVKAISNIVFNVLAKYNVIDAKSFSLGDSDDDDSEQLMFEDVHKLQSKLFGLSSLNGAQDVSTIAHTNSKFKSVWDWVVGGRGKKAGVNTSMDKRRKQALKEFE
- the ATP20 gene encoding ATP synthase subunit G atp20 (COG:C; EggNog:ENOG503P5ST), which translates into the protein MSAIVSKATGIVNNAVAKSTYLANQAVYWGKVGAEVGKIVYQKEALAPPSTAQFQQVYNNALKFVQTPALQKEFFQKAANFKPTRECAVKAAVYGTQLLAFFSVGEVIGRRSLFGYPSVGGHH
- the TMS1 gene encoding Membrane protein tms1 (EggNog:ENOG503NW06; COG:S), with amino-acid sequence MGALVSIPLAGTSTLVSSAASCFGAAACSAFCTSIGGTFQSSILTRITYAFLLLFNSLLSWIALSPYVVHKLEKASFGFINNNCGAEGGQCISFASVHRINLALGALHLLLAGLLINVKSTTNPRAAIQNGWWKLKSLLYVVLILVNFLLIPDGFFVFYGNHIAIIFSTIFIGIGLVLLVDFAHAWAETCLEKIELEELTGDGEYNAGFWKKLLIGGTLLMYVSSIVVTVLMYGFFANKGCSMNITAITLNMLFAIVISGLSINQTVQESNPHAGLAQSSMVVFYCTYLVMSAVASEPDDMNCNPLVRSRGTRTASIVLGAFFTFIAMAYTTTRAAANSAFFDDEESTEMASGLISSQPSGRNEMRYQAIKQAVDEGSLPESALNQLSLYDDEGTAADEERNSVKYNYALFHVIFFLATQYVATLLTINVKQDEVGDFIPVGRTYFSSWVKIISSWVCFALYGWSLVAPVVWPDRFGVQL